The Glycine max cultivar Williams 82 chromosome 12, Glycine_max_v4.0, whole genome shotgun sequence genome window below encodes:
- the LOC100801878 gene encoding O-fucosyltransferase 20: MAKSKNNAKKLSYISVPSQIINSISSSSLQSLLESPKKCARHSKFFTFVKCMRPRLFFLFTLFFLAFFAMLKFGLNLDTPFPPFPCAPSIGPTKSNLGALDGGDVSVSEAMISSVQLHGAQVPSGVVEDKSEFWEQPDGLGYKPCLDFSREYRRESEGVVMNRRRYLMVVVSGGMNQQRNQIVDAVVIARILGASLVVPILQVNVIWGDESEFADIFDLEHFKSVLVNDVRVVSALPSTHLMTRPVEGSPLPHATPSWIRSHYLRRFNREGVLLLRGLDSRLTKDLPPDLQKLRCKVAFQALRFAKPVQELGNDIAEQMKSKGPYLALHLRMEKDVWVRTGCLPGLSPEYDEIVNNERIKRPELLTAKSNMTYHGRKLAGLCPLNALEVTRLLKGLGAPKNARIYWAGGQPLGGKEALQPLINEFPHLYSKEDLALPGELEPFANKASLMAAIDYIVSEKSDVFMPSHGGNMGHALQGHRAYAGHKKYITPNKRQMLPYFLNSSLPEKEFNRIIKELHQDSLGQPELRTSKSGRDVTKYPVPECMCNDDSHHHSS; encoded by the exons ATGGCCAAGTCCAAGAACAATGCCAAGAAGTTGTCCTACATCTCAGTTCCATCTCAGATCATCAACTCCATCTCATCTTCATCTCTTCAATCTCTGCTTGAATCTCCCAAGAAGTGTGCAAGGCACTCCAAATTCTTCACCTTTGTCAAGTGCATGAGGCCAAGactcttcttccttttcaccCTCTTTTTCCTTGCTTTCTTTGCCATGCTCAAGTTTGGCCTCAATCTTGACACCCCTTTTCCTCCATTCCCATGTGCACCCTCAATAGGCCCCACAAAATCCAATCTTGGAGCTTTGGATGGTGGTGATGTTAGTGTTTCAGAGGCTATGATTAGCAGTGTGCAGTTACATGGTGCACAGGTTCCAAGTGGGGTGGTTGAAGATAAGAGTGAGTTTTGGGAGCAGCCAGATGGGTTGGGGTACAAGCCTTGCTTGGATTTCAGTAGGGAGTATAGGAGGGAGAGTGAAGGGGTTGTGATGAACAGGAGGAGGTACCTCATGGTGGTGGTTTCTGGAGGGATGAATCAGCAGAGGAATCAGATTGTTGATGCTGTTGTCATTGCTAGGATTCTTGGGGCTTCTTTGGTTGTCCCCATATTGCAAGTCAATGTCATTTGGGGAGATGaaag TGAATTTGCTGATATATTCGATTTGGAGCACTTCAAGAGTGTTCTTGTCAATGATGTGCGGGTGGTTTCTGCATTACCATCAACACACCTAATGACAAGGCCAGTGGAGGGGAGCCCTCTCCCTCATGCCACTCCCAGTTGGATTCGGTCACACTATCTCAGAAGA TTCAACAGAGAAGGTGTCTTGCTTTTACGTGGATTGGATTCGAGGCTAACAAAGGATCTTCCTCCCGATCTTCAGAAGCTTCGATGCAAG GTTGCTTTTCAGGCATTAAGGTTTGCAAAGCCTGTTCAGGAACTCGGTAACGATATTGCTGAGCAAATGAAAAGCAAGGGACCCTACCTTGCTCTTCATCTACGGATGGAAAAGGATGTCTGGGTGAGAACTGGTTGTCTACCCGGTTTGAGTCCTGAGTATGATGAGATTGTTAACAACGAGAGGATAAAACGGCCTGAACTCTTGACAGCAAAATCAAACATGACTTACCATGGAAGGAAACTGGCTGGCCTCTGCCCCTTGAATGCTTTGGAGGTTACaag GCTGCTTAAAGGTCTAGGTGCTCCAAAAAATGCAAGAATTTATTGGGCTGGAGGACAACCACTGGGTGGAAAAGAGGCCTTACAACCATTAATCAATGAGTTTCCACATCTTTACAGTAAGGAAGATCTTGCTTTGCCTGGAGAGCTAGAACCATTTGCAAATAAAGCTTCTCTAATGGCTGCCATAGATTACATAGTCTCTGAGAAGAGTGATGTTTTCATGCCATCTCATGGAGGCAATATGGGCCATGCACTTCAG GGTCACCGGGCCTATGCGGGACACAAGAAATATATAACACCAAACAAAAGACAGATGCTCCCCTATTTTCTAAATTCTTCCCTCCCTGAAAAAGAGTTCAATAGGATTATCAAGGAATTGCATCAGGATTCATTAGGTCAGCCAGAACTCAGGACTAGCAAGTCTGGGAGGGATGTCACCAAGTATCCTGTTCCTGAGTGCATGTGCAATGATGACTCTCATCATCATTCTTCCTAA